The proteins below come from a single Rhodohalobacter sp. SW132 genomic window:
- a CDS encoding TonB-dependent receptor, which translates to MFAQHQVRGTVTDNATEEPLPGVNIVIEGTTIGTSTGVDGQYQLNVPSSDQVLIFSYIGYQTQEIAIDGRSEINVSLSEIELVGEDLVVVGYGTQRRRDVTGSVSRVSGERISRIATQSVDQALQGVAAGVQVTPSSGAPGAGSVIRIRGVGTLGDASPLFVVDGMTTDNINYLNPNDIESVDILKDASATAIYGARGANGVILITTNRSNLERPAEFNINYYRGFQNVARTVPVTNAREYAMLANEVALNEGGTPPFSDPDQFGDGTDWQDEIFRTAPIQNLNISASGGTASTSYNISGSYSSQDGIIRENYLDRISLRLNNEYYITDDFQIGHNLALVYESYQNAPGVVGSAYRGDPTIPVFTEDGAYSPTDARASVGNPVAQFEYDSNNENSRNRIMGNVFLNYYFLDNFQFRSNFGLDTNRVEGRSFSPIFFVSAIQNSEQTSLNVFNNFTTNILWENTLQYQQQFQDHRVEALVGYTVEEFSTENLAGSRIGIVGDDPSLWYLNSGDDSEGVTNTNTAGEWGMESLLGRINYNLLERYLLTATIRRDGSSRFGADNRYGWFPSFALGWIISDEPFMPQTNWITQLKIRGSWGITGNDKIDFYPGVPTVSGNLNAIFGPGEDVHFGALPINLANPQIRWEETTQFNIGVELDLIDSRLRGEFEYYDRVTDGILVRVPIPSYVGATPSPFVNAAEVKNHGLELTLNWRDTHGDFMYSFGVNATTINNEVLSLGRGNEDIFGGGVGVGGMLATRTIVGQPIGSFYGYKMDGIFQNQSEIDAGPTMGNEQPGDIRFTDFTGDGQITTDDRTFLGSPIPDYLFSFNMEFDYRGFDFSAALTGQYGNEIYNAKKQARFGTPNFEESALNRWTGEGTTNSYPRITNGGHNYNVSDFFIEDGSFLKLQSLTLGYTLDASLTNQLGLRNLRVYANGNNLFTLTGYDGYTPEITSGSVIASGIDSAFYPFARTITFGISASF; encoded by the coding sequence GTGTTCGCACAGCATCAGGTCAGAGGTACGGTTACAGATAATGCTACAGAAGAGCCGCTTCCCGGTGTGAATATTGTCATTGAAGGCACTACCATTGGTACTTCAACTGGTGTTGATGGCCAGTATCAATTGAATGTTCCATCATCCGATCAGGTATTGATCTTCTCTTATATTGGGTATCAAACTCAGGAGATTGCTATTGATGGAAGATCTGAAATCAATGTAAGTCTATCAGAAATTGAGCTTGTGGGTGAGGATTTAGTTGTGGTTGGCTATGGAACCCAACGAAGAAGAGATGTAACCGGATCGGTTTCAAGAGTGAGCGGTGAAAGAATCAGTCGAATTGCCACACAGTCGGTAGACCAGGCGCTGCAGGGAGTGGCAGCGGGTGTGCAGGTCACCCCGTCATCCGGTGCGCCGGGAGCAGGTTCTGTCATTCGCATTCGGGGAGTCGGTACTCTCGGTGATGCATCTCCCCTCTTTGTAGTTGATGGAATGACCACAGATAACATCAATTACCTCAATCCAAATGATATTGAATCTGTTGATATACTGAAAGATGCATCAGCTACAGCTATTTATGGCGCCAGGGGTGCCAATGGAGTAATTCTGATTACTACCAACCGATCGAACCTTGAAAGACCCGCTGAATTTAATATAAATTACTACAGGGGATTTCAAAATGTGGCGCGAACTGTCCCCGTTACCAATGCCCGTGAATATGCCATGCTGGCAAACGAGGTAGCACTAAACGAAGGAGGCACACCTCCATTCAGTGACCCAGATCAGTTTGGTGACGGTACAGACTGGCAGGATGAGATCTTCAGAACGGCACCTATTCAGAATTTGAATATCTCCGCATCGGGTGGTACAGCCTCAACATCGTATAACATTAGTGGCAGCTACTCCTCTCAGGACGGTATCATCAGGGAGAACTATCTTGACAGGATCTCCCTGCGTCTAAATAACGAATATTACATTACCGATGATTTTCAGATCGGACATAATCTTGCCCTGGTCTACGAATCGTATCAAAATGCACCGGGAGTTGTGGGTTCGGCCTACAGAGGGGACCCAACCATTCCCGTATTTACTGAAGATGGAGCATATTCACCGACCGATGCGCGTGCTTCGGTGGGAAACCCGGTTGCACAATTCGAATATGACAGTAACAACGAAAATTCCCGTAACAGAATAATGGGTAATGTCTTCCTGAACTACTACTTCCTGGATAATTTCCAGTTCAGAAGTAATTTCGGGCTCGATACAAACCGCGTTGAAGGCCGGAGCTTCTCCCCCATCTTTTTTGTGTCTGCTATTCAGAATAGTGAACAAACCTCTTTAAATGTATTCAATAATTTCACAACGAATATTCTTTGGGAGAACACGCTTCAGTATCAGCAACAGTTTCAGGATCATCGGGTTGAAGCCCTTGTTGGGTATACGGTTGAAGAGTTTAGTACAGAAAATCTTGCCGGTAGCCGGATTGGAATTGTTGGTGATGATCCCTCACTCTGGTATCTCAATTCCGGTGATGATAGCGAAGGTGTAACGAATACAAACACAGCCGGAGAATGGGGGATGGAATCTCTGCTGGGCAGGATTAACTATAATTTATTAGAGCGATACCTGCTTACTGCCACCATTCGCCGTGATGGATCTTCACGCTTTGGCGCGGATAACCGGTATGGATGGTTTCCATCATTTGCATTGGGGTGGATCATTTCCGATGAACCATTTATGCCACAGACAAACTGGATAACACAGCTTAAAATCCGCGGAAGCTGGGGTATTACCGGAAATGATAAAATTGATTTTTACCCTGGCGTACCTACCGTTTCAGGTAATCTGAATGCTATATTCGGGCCCGGTGAAGACGTACATTTCGGAGCATTACCCATCAATCTGGCAAATCCTCAAATACGCTGGGAGGAAACCACACAATTTAATATCGGAGTGGAGCTGGATTTAATTGACAGCCGCCTGAGAGGTGAATTTGAATATTACGATCGGGTAACCGATGGCATTCTTGTACGAGTGCCTATTCCGAGTTATGTAGGTGCAACACCATCGCCATTTGTAAATGCTGCTGAGGTTAAAAATCACGGACTGGAGCTAACCTTAAACTGGCGGGATACCCACGGGGATTTTATGTACAGTTTTGGTGTAAATGCCACTACAATCAATAATGAAGTACTCTCGCTGGGAAGAGGCAACGAAGATATCTTTGGCGGCGGTGTGGGTGTTGGAGGCATGCTTGCTACACGCACCATTGTGGGCCAGCCCATCGGTTCTTTTTATGGGTACAAAATGGACGGAATTTTCCAGAACCAGTCAGAAATTGATGCGGGACCTACCATGGGTAATGAACAACCGGGAGATATCCGATTCACTGATTTTACGGGCGATGGCCAAATAACTACAGATGACCGAACATTCCTGGGCTCCCCCATTCCTGATTACCTGTTTTCTTTTAACATGGAGTTCGATTACAGGGGATTTGATTTCAGCGCTGCATTGACTGGGCAGTATGGAAATGAAATATACAATGCAAAAAAACAAGCCCGCTTCGGAACCCCGAATTTTGAGGAATCTGCTCTGAACCGATGGACAGGTGAAGGCACCACAAATTCATACCCAAGAATTACGAATGGCGGTCATAATTACAATGTCTCAGATTTTTTTATTGAAGATGGCAGTTTTTTAAAGCTTCAAAGCCTCACTCTCGGATACACACTGGACGCATCATTAACAAACCAGTTGGGATTGAGAAACCTGAGAGTGTATGCCAACGGAAATAATTTATTCACACTCACAGGATATGATGGCTATACACCGGAGATCACAAGTGGTTCTGTGATTGCTTCGGGTATCGACAGCGCATTTTATCCGTTTGCGAGAACCATCACATTTGGTATTAGTGCCTCATTTTAA
- a CDS encoding RagB/SusD family nutrient uptake outer membrane protein, producing the protein MDYLKKPHSNSVLRLVGVSFLLAVFAIASCSDVVNKTPLVEQTSENFFQNEQHAIQATNASYQKMRDWNVHVFSFIGLTDMISDDATKGSTPTDAAQLLELENLTFDAGSGDVSAWWEGNYQGIYRTNIAIKNIPGIDMNTVLRDRLVAENRFLRAYYYFNLVRGYGGVPLITEPLSPDEYEQDRASAEEIYSQIISDLEAAADDLPVKSDYPASDLGRATKGAADALLSRVYLFRENYELALQYAEDVITSNEYQLLPDYFQIFTNEGENSSESIFEVQATDSEEGGTGSQYAEVQGVRGQPNLGWGFNRPSRDLDAAYENGDLRQQATILSPWEELPDGSGLTVVENTTMVDERYNKKAFAPSDHAGARGNSPVNIRRIRYADVLLIAAEASYRTGNEGDARTYLNMVRDRARVGNTNTMGVIPENMAPLVINSLDLEGINSRVFARFVNSGSPADVAGAEPFAYSFSRGRPVVEVMDLFTSINGTEVTNRTEFLDALNAQTSGSTIPVEIIRIQHTDNGQVNEEITLNVAVEELLPDVTASGQSLLDAIWHERRVELAMEQKRWFDLIRQGRAADVMQALGKNFETGKHELFPIPTNEIDLSNGRLQQNPNW; encoded by the coding sequence ATGGACTATTTAAAAAAACCTCATTCCAATTCAGTGCTAAGACTTGTCGGTGTTTCATTCCTTCTGGCAGTTTTCGCAATTGCGTCCTGCAGCGATGTGGTAAACAAAACCCCTCTTGTGGAACAAACCAGCGAAAATTTCTTTCAGAACGAGCAACACGCGATTCAGGCCACGAATGCAAGCTATCAGAAAATGAGGGATTGGAATGTTCACGTGTTTTCATTTATTGGGCTGACTGACATGATATCGGATGATGCAACAAAAGGCAGCACACCGACGGATGCTGCTCAGCTTCTTGAACTGGAAAACCTGACATTTGATGCTGGAAGTGGCGATGTAAGTGCCTGGTGGGAAGGCAATTACCAGGGTATTTATCGCACAAATATAGCCATCAAAAATATCCCCGGTATTGATATGAATACGGTGTTGAGAGACAGGCTTGTAGCAGAAAACAGGTTTCTGAGGGCGTATTATTATTTCAATCTTGTTCGCGGGTACGGAGGAGTACCTTTAATAACAGAACCACTTTCGCCCGATGAATATGAGCAGGACAGGGCATCAGCTGAAGAGATCTACTCACAAATAATCAGTGATCTCGAAGCGGCCGCTGATGACTTACCCGTTAAATCGGATTACCCGGCGTCAGACCTGGGTAGAGCTACAAAAGGTGCCGCGGATGCCCTGCTTTCAAGAGTCTACCTGTTTCGGGAAAACTATGAACTTGCCCTGCAATATGCCGAAGATGTGATCACATCTAATGAGTACCAATTGCTTCCGGATTATTTTCAAATCTTTACCAATGAGGGTGAAAATTCTTCAGAATCCATATTTGAAGTGCAGGCAACCGATAGCGAGGAGGGAGGCACCGGAAGCCAGTATGCCGAAGTGCAGGGTGTGCGCGGACAGCCAAATCTTGGCTGGGGATTTAACAGGCCATCGCGCGATCTTGATGCCGCCTATGAAAACGGTGACTTAAGACAACAAGCTACAATTTTATCACCATGGGAAGAACTTCCGGATGGATCGGGACTTACCGTGGTTGAAAACACCACTATGGTTGATGAACGCTATAATAAAAAAGCGTTTGCACCATCCGATCATGCAGGAGCGCGTGGAAACAGTCCGGTGAATATTCGAAGAATCCGTTACGCTGATGTACTTTTAATAGCAGCAGAAGCGAGCTATCGCACCGGAAACGAAGGTGATGCGCGTACGTACCTGAATATGGTTCGCGATCGTGCCAGGGTTGGAAATACAAATACCATGGGTGTAATTCCTGAAAATATGGCTCCCCTGGTGATAAATTCCCTCGACCTTGAAGGTATAAATTCACGTGTATTCGCAAGATTTGTAAATAGCGGCAGCCCTGCTGATGTTGCCGGTGCAGAACCGTTTGCCTATAGCTTTTCACGGGGCCGGCCGGTGGTTGAAGTGATGGATCTATTCACATCCATCAATGGAACAGAAGTGACCAACCGCACAGAGTTTTTAGACGCTTTAAATGCACAAACGTCAGGCTCAACAATTCCTGTTGAGATCATCAGAATCCAGCATACAGATAACGGCCAGGTTAATGAAGAGATAACATTGAATGTAGCTGTAGAAGAATTACTGCCAGACGTTACTGCATCAGGTCAGTCTCTGCTTGATGCCATCTGGCATGAACGAAGAGTTGAACTGGCAATGGAGCAAAAACGCTGGTTTGATCTCATCAGGCAGGGAAGAGCTGCAGACGTGATGCAGGCTCTTGGTAAGAATTTTGAAACAGGTAAACATGAGCTTTTCCCGATACCTACTAATGAAATTGATCTTAGTAACGGGAGGCTTCAGCAGAATCCGAACTGGTAG
- the bglX gene encoding beta-glucosidase BglX: MELRNLPGLLLFSVLILGSTLLSTSEKPVGYEVYEGKEQITTNTPVRITPLRHPEKVDSVLALMTLEEKVGQLNLLSSGFAETGPTLSEEYREMIGEAKLGGVFNAHTVEHTLDLQRIAVEETRLGIPLLFAFDVIHGHRTIFPVPLAEASTWDPDLIKKASRIAAKESAAAGLHWTFTPMLDVSPDPRWGRIVESSGEDPLLNKRFGVARIEGFQGDDLYELDTIMATAKHFAAYGAAEAGRDYNTVDISERTLREIHLPAFKAAVDADVRTFMTAFNEYDGVPATGSDYLFNKILRDDWGFDGFVITDYTAIMEMIPHGYARDEAHAGELALNANVDMDMMSNIFLNELPGLVESGRVSEEQVDMAVSRILDMKFELGLFDDPYRYSDYDREAETIMRQDFLDFALEVAEKSIVLLKNENNLLPLSDSAKNIAIIGPLGDNQYDVMGSWSAAGESSDNVSLLAGLRNAVPEGTNIQFSEGVPLSLDDHSADGIDEAVNLAAESDVVILALGEGRHMSGEAASRTTLNLPGAQQDLLEAVHATGTPVVMVLMAGRPLDINWANENVGAIVNAFYLGTRTGDAIASVLYGNHNPSGKLTFSWPYTVGQIPNVYYQKKTGRPIDPDQRYTSKFIDAPNDPLFPFGYGLSYTSFDYSNLTLSETEISRDGHLTISVDVTNSGDFAGHEIVQLYTRKMVASVTQPVRLLRDFEKIFLEPGETKTVEFTLNASQLTYLDQQLNPVLEPGIVKVFVGPNVSETMENELEIIQ; encoded by the coding sequence ATGGAATTAAGAAATTTACCAGGTTTACTACTTTTCTCTGTATTGATTTTAGGTTCAACACTTTTAAGCACATCTGAAAAGCCGGTTGGCTATGAGGTTTATGAGGGAAAAGAACAGATTACCACAAATACTCCGGTACGCATAACACCTCTGCGGCATCCTGAGAAAGTGGACTCAGTACTTGCTTTAATGACTCTTGAAGAAAAAGTGGGTCAGCTGAATTTACTCAGCAGCGGATTTGCTGAAACAGGCCCTACTCTTAGCGAAGAGTATCGGGAAATGATTGGTGAAGCAAAATTGGGCGGCGTGTTTAACGCTCATACTGTTGAACATACACTTGATCTTCAGCGCATTGCAGTTGAGGAAACGCGGCTCGGTATCCCCCTTCTTTTCGCGTTTGATGTGATCCATGGTCATCGTACAATCTTCCCTGTTCCACTGGCTGAAGCGTCCACGTGGGACCCGGATCTTATCAAAAAAGCATCCCGAATTGCGGCTAAAGAATCAGCCGCTGCCGGTCTTCACTGGACATTCACCCCCATGCTGGACGTATCACCTGATCCGCGATGGGGCCGGATCGTTGAAAGCTCAGGCGAAGATCCGCTGCTGAACAAACGATTTGGAGTTGCGAGAATTGAGGGGTTCCAGGGAGATGACCTTTATGAGCTGGATACCATTATGGCTACTGCAAAGCATTTTGCAGCCTACGGAGCTGCTGAAGCCGGCCGGGATTATAATACGGTAGATATTTCAGAACGGACATTAAGGGAGATCCACCTGCCCGCATTTAAAGCTGCCGTTGATGCCGATGTACGAACATTTATGACGGCATTTAATGAATACGATGGAGTACCGGCTACCGGAAGCGATTACCTTTTCAACAAAATATTGCGGGATGATTGGGGATTTGACGGATTTGTTATCACCGATTACACGGCCATTATGGAGATGATCCCTCACGGATACGCACGTGATGAAGCTCATGCCGGAGAACTTGCCCTTAATGCAAATGTGGATATGGACATGATGAGCAACATTTTCCTGAATGAACTTCCCGGTCTTGTTGAAAGCGGACGGGTGAGTGAGGAGCAGGTTGATATGGCCGTGTCCCGGATTCTGGATATGAAATTTGAACTGGGCCTGTTTGATGATCCCTACCGCTATTCAGATTATGATCGTGAAGCGGAGACCATCATGCGGCAGGATTTTCTCGATTTTGCCCTCGAAGTTGCTGAAAAATCGATAGTGCTTCTGAAAAATGAAAACAACCTGCTCCCGCTATCCGATTCTGCTAAAAATATCGCCATCATCGGCCCACTTGGTGATAACCAATATGATGTGATGGGATCCTGGTCGGCAGCGGGGGAATCATCAGATAACGTCTCTCTTCTGGCGGGTTTGAGAAACGCAGTTCCGGAGGGTACAAATATACAATTTTCTGAAGGTGTACCTTTAAGTCTCGATGACCATTCTGCAGATGGAATAGATGAAGCCGTTAATCTCGCTGCCGAATCGGATGTTGTGATTTTGGCTCTGGGTGAAGGCCGGCACATGAGCGGCGAAGCGGCTTCAAGAACAACGTTGAATTTACCCGGTGCTCAGCAAGATTTACTCGAAGCGGTTCACGCTACAGGCACTCCGGTTGTTATGGTACTGATGGCAGGGCGGCCGCTTGACATCAACTGGGCAAATGAGAATGTCGGTGCTATAGTGAATGCATTTTATCTTGGAACTCGAACAGGAGATGCCATTGCATCGGTGCTATATGGAAATCACAACCCAAGCGGCAAACTGACATTCAGCTGGCCCTACACGGTGGGTCAGATTCCAAACGTATACTATCAAAAAAAGACCGGCCGGCCCATTGATCCGGACCAGCGTTATACCTCAAAGTTTATCGATGCACCGAATGATCCGCTGTTTCCATTTGGATATGGATTAAGCTACACATCCTTCGATTATAGTAACCTGACTCTTAGTGAAACTGAAATATCCCGCGATGGTCATCTCACAATATCCGTAGATGTGACAAACAGCGGAGATTTTGCCGGACATGAGATCGTACAGCTCTATACCCGGAAAATGGTTGCAAGTGTTACACAGCCGGTCAGATTGCTTCGCGATTTTGAGAAGATTTTTCTTGAACCGGGTGAAACTAAAACGGTTGAGTTCACTTTAAATGCAAGTCAGCTCACCTATTTAGATCAACAACTCAATCCTGTACTTGAGCCGGGAATTGTTAAGGTGTTTGTTGGTCCCAATGTTAGTGAGACGATGGAGAATGAATTAGAAATCATACAATAG
- a CDS encoding T9SS type A sorting domain-containing protein — protein sequence MKTKLLLSLFLAAAFTLQQATAQNYIVIEDFEDPEAHIPLNNMTDGDVSDEEAFEVIENPDPDEVNDSQYVLQYTRAANGNVWGGFWSEVFEPLQMDDMKYTHYQVWKPRISPLRFKVEGSDETEDFEHESMDEQTITDGWENITFHFPDAAGEYPVIALMPDFSDPVDLEENIVIYIDNIILSDSPDDPLATSIEQGEIPVHMALKQNYPNPFNPATNITFELNNPGQVTLKVYDMLGKEIATIADGHYNSGQHHVNFNADGLSSGMYLYRLQTADRSITRTMTLVK from the coding sequence ATGAAAACCAAGCTACTACTATCGCTATTTTTAGCAGCTGCATTTACCTTGCAGCAGGCAACCGCGCAAAACTACATCGTTATAGAGGATTTCGAAGATCCCGAAGCACACATTCCATTGAATAACATGACGGATGGAGATGTGAGTGATGAAGAGGCATTTGAAGTCATTGAAAATCCTGATCCGGATGAAGTAAATGACAGTCAATATGTACTACAATACACCCGGGCTGCCAATGGTAACGTATGGGGCGGATTCTGGAGTGAGGTATTTGAACCATTGCAAATGGATGATATGAAATACACCCATTACCAGGTATGGAAACCTCGCATTAGTCCGCTCCGCTTCAAAGTTGAAGGGAGTGATGAAACTGAGGATTTTGAACATGAATCTATGGATGAACAGACAATAACGGATGGCTGGGAAAACATAACCTTTCACTTTCCGGATGCAGCCGGTGAATACCCTGTTATTGCTCTTATGCCAGACTTTTCTGATCCAGTAGATCTTGAGGAAAACATTGTTATCTACATCGATAACATCATCCTGAGCGATTCTCCCGATGATCCACTCGCAACAAGTATCGAGCAGGGAGAAATACCTGTTCATATGGCACTAAAGCAAAACTATCCAAACCCCTTTAACCCCGCAACAAATATTACCTTTGAGCTGAATAACCCTGGCCAGGTAACACTGAAGGTCTACGATATGCTTGGCAAAGAAATTGCCACAATTGCAGACGGGCACTATAATTCTGGGCAGCATCATGTGAATTTTAATGCCGATGGATTATCAAGTGGTATGTATCTCTACCGCCTGCAAACCGCTGATCGTTCAATTACAAGAACAATGACGCTGGTCAAATAA
- a CDS encoding aminotransferase class V-fold PLP-dependent enzyme — protein sequence MDCKKSDFNLDTSYTYLNCAYMSPQLNTVEKAGIEGVRRKRNPFKISAELFFDETETLRKEYAKLINASEPRRIVVIPSVSYGMANVARNLPLSRGENIIVADEQFPSNIYPWRSLADDKNAEIITVTPPAGPSRGKRWNEMILESINPKTKMVAIGNVHWADGTLFDLKQIRKRTRDVGAWLVIDGTQSVGALPIDVEEIEPDALICAGYKWLMGPYSIGLAYYGPAMDDGKPVEENWINRYESENFAGLVNYSDRYQPGALRYEVGEHSNFILVPMMLTAVKHLNEWGVENIQAYCRDLISKPVKQLREAGFRIEDENHRSAHLFGVRLSSHHNMEDIKKALETNHILVSVRGDSIRVSPNVYNTQNELRKFAETLV from the coding sequence ATGGACTGTAAAAAATCTGATTTCAATCTCGACACTTCCTACACCTACCTCAACTGCGCCTACATGTCTCCACAGCTCAACACTGTTGAGAAGGCCGGCATCGAAGGAGTTCGCCGGAAACGCAATCCATTCAAAATTTCGGCGGAACTCTTTTTTGATGAGACAGAGACATTGAGGAAAGAGTATGCAAAACTGATCAACGCATCAGAACCTCGTCGAATCGTGGTGATTCCCTCGGTTTCGTATGGGATGGCAAATGTGGCCCGAAATCTTCCGTTGTCAAGAGGAGAAAATATCATTGTGGCGGATGAACAGTTTCCGAGCAACATCTATCCGTGGCGGTCACTAGCTGATGACAAAAACGCGGAGATCATTACCGTTACGCCGCCAGCCGGTCCGTCGCGCGGTAAACGCTGGAATGAAATGATCCTGGAATCCATCAACCCAAAAACAAAAATGGTGGCGATCGGGAATGTTCATTGGGCGGACGGCACGCTGTTCGATCTGAAACAGATCCGAAAACGAACCCGGGATGTGGGTGCATGGCTGGTGATCGATGGCACGCAATCGGTCGGCGCGCTGCCAATTGACGTGGAGGAGATTGAGCCGGATGCGCTGATTTGTGCAGGCTACAAATGGCTGATGGGGCCATACAGCATCGGCCTTGCGTATTATGGTCCGGCGATGGATGATGGAAAACCGGTGGAGGAGAACTGGATCAACAGGTACGAAAGCGAAAATTTTGCGGGACTGGTGAATTACAGCGACCGCTATCAGCCCGGAGCCCTGCGATACGAAGTGGGCGAGCACAGCAACTTTATTCTTGTGCCGATGATGCTGACCGCCGTGAAACATCTCAACGAGTGGGGTGTGGAAAATATCCAGGCCTATTGCCGTGACTTGATTTCAAAACCAGTGAAGCAACTTCGCGAGGCCGGTTTCCGCATAGAAGATGAAAATCACCGGTCGGCACACCTGTTTGGAGTAAGACTTTCATCACACCACAATATGGAGGATATCAAAAAAGCCCTGGAAACGAACCATATCCTGGTGTCGGTCAGGGGAGATTCAATTCGTGTATCGCCAAATGTGTATAACACACAGAATGAGCTCCGTAAGTTTGCTGAAACACTTGTTTAA